A region of the Vidua macroura isolate BioBank_ID:100142 chromosome 16, ASM2450914v1, whole genome shotgun sequence genome:
CTGTTATTCCATGacacatcaaggaaaaaaacttaGTCTCTGGCTTGAGCCGTCTTGGTAAGGATTCCTGCACTGTAATTGCCTTGACTCATGTTGAAATGCAGGTGAGACTTTTGATGCAGTTGAGCGACACTCACTGTAGCCCAGCGGTCCTGGTCAGGATGGGTTAAGACTGACTTCTTCTGAGGGATTTTTGTATGAAGATGCTGTACTTGCAGCTGAGACTGCAGCAGTGATGGTGACAACGAGCCTTTCCTGGGCAGGTGTATGTGACCCTCAACAGACTGGCAGCCAGAAGATACTCCTGTTACCTCACTGCCAGCCAGTGGGTACAGGTCCAGAGAAAGGCACATGTGCACTTAGAGCTGGCCTTAGAGCCTCTAAGGACTGACCTTTTGTACCTGAAATGGCAGCATTGAGCCCTAACCTGATTTTTACAGTAGTACAGAGGCAGGAGATGGTCCTGGGTAGGACTGGCTCTGGTCTCTACTGTAGTCTTGCatgaatttgtgttttgttgaaGAGCTAGGGTAGTAGGAAAGAAGCAaatcattcattcattcattcccTTTCATGTCCTAGTTGAAGGAAGGCTAGTGAAGCTATCACCTTTGTGAACAGTAACTTTGAAACTAAAGACAAGGCTcacatgactttttaaaataggcTTGTGAATTTGGAAGAAGTAGCAAAAGGCATTacttgtatatttttttcctgcccacACTACAGCAAACTAAGGAAGTCTTGGAGCTCCTCtagtttcctgctgctgcctctcttcCAATTCCAGCTGCAGTCCTAACAGACTACATTTCTCTTATGTTTTTAAAGCCACTAAGAGGAGCAGAAGCTTccattgtggtttttttagtCTTAAATACAGCTCTACCTGCTTTTTATGAAAACAGCAACAGATGTTTAATGTGCTCAATGAACAAACAATTAATTATCATGTACCCAGCTCTTGTAAGCAGACAAGACAGACTTATAGTAATGCATTAGCACTGCAGTTACCTTCACAATTAGCTTACCAATCCTGGAATTGTTAGTATATAAGAAGGATGTTTGTaaattagcttttaaaaaaggCCAGACACCCAAATGTACTGTTTCTGTAGGATTCCTTGAGGAAAACTAAAGGTAGCTGAATTGCTACCATGTCATGGATTTGAGATTTCACTTGTGATACAGCATTTGTATGAACAGTTTTAAATATCCCTGTGCTAAACTATAATTCCATAGAGCTTTCAGTCTTGTCTTGCACCTCCTAGTGAAAATTGTTACCTCTTAGTAGGCTCCTATCTCAAGCATGTcaggttctgtgattctatgactgaGCAGCATAAAGCACTTGAGTACAAGAGGATCACATGCCCTTGTGGACAATAATATGTATATGCATATAATCTTGCTGAGTGCAGTAAAACTGCAcaaattcattatttatttttaaccctGCAGGGGTTTGAAGATGCATCAAGACTGATAGTGAGGACAGAAAAATCTCCTGAAGAAGAGGACAGCCTGAACTATTGGCCATGTCTATCACAGATCACAGCCCCACCACTGGAGTGGTGACTGTCATCGTTATCCTGATTGCTATTGCGGCTCTGGGAGCCCTGATTCTGGGCTGCTGGTGCTACCTGCGGCTGCAGAAGCTCAGCCAGTGTGAGGATGAGGAAAGCATTGTGGGTGAGGGAGAAACCAAAGAGCCCTTTCTGCTGGTGCAGTACTCTGCTAAAGGACCCTGTGTGGAGAGGAAAGCAAAGCTAACTCCAAATGGCCCAGAAGTACACAGCTAACTCGGAGCAACATGCAGATGGGCTACGCTCATGACGTGTAACCAGCAGAAGCATCTCAATACTGTGAAGAACCTGGTCACGTGCAAACTACTCATCAGAaaacaccctttttttttttttaataagaattaaATAAACTTTGTTTGCAACTGCATGCACTGAGAAGTTACACTTTGCATCAACTAATTCCTCTATGGCAGGAGCTGACTCACCTGGTGTAATGTCCATTGCCGGCAATGGGCACTGGGATATACTGGTGTGAAGAGACTACTACTGTTTTCTGTTACTTGAATGTTTAGCTGAGCCTATTTTGATTGAGCTACTACTGTAATGTGAACACTTTACAACTGTGAACTGTAAATAGGCTGCCAGAAACTTGTTTTGTGTTCTGTAGCATATGGGAATGTGATGTGTATGTAATACACAGGACTTCTGAACCACCACCATGGATGGGACTCCAGACCTTCAAAACCAGATCTGCAGTTAAAGCTTGCTTCTGCTACTAGATTGAGTGTGCAGCCATTAAGTCAGAACTCCTCCTTTGAACAGTTTATTGCACTGATGCAGAGTACTTCATTTGAAAAGAAGGGATAAGCCTTCAATAATATGCTGAAGGAGGAAACACAAGAGCAAGGAAAAGTACCTTTAGCTGCAGCTATGTTGGTTAAGC
Encoded here:
- the SNN gene encoding stannin, producing MSITDHSPTTGVVTVIVILIAIAALGALILGCWCYLRLQKLSQCEDEESIVGEGETKEPFLLVQYSAKGPCVERKAKLTPNGPEVHS